AGTGCTCTTCGCTGCGAGTACCTGCGATAACACCTGCAAGCATAGGCTCTTGGCGCATACCGTTTTCAGCCGACTCACATGGGATGAAACGTAGACCGTATTCGAATAGACGAACGCGCGGCTGTTGACGTTTCTGGTTGTGAACCACAGTGTTCAGTAGACCTTGGATTAGACCTAGGCGCATTGCTGACATATCCGCAGAGATTGGGAATGGCAGAATTAGCGGCTCAACATCTGGAACAACCAGCTTTTGCTGCTCTGGCTCAACGAAGCTGTAAGTGATCGCTTCTTGGTAACCACGGTCAACAAGTAGGTTACGAACGCGTTTTAGCGGAATGTTCGCTTCAACGTGGTCGTGCATCTTAAGTGCTGCCGCTGGGTTTTGGTTAGGGATATTATCGTAACCGTAGATGCGACCGACTTCTTCGATGAGATCTTGCTCGATTGCGATATCAAAACGCCATGTTGGTGCTGTCGCAATCCAACCTGACTCTGTCACTTCTACCGTTAGACCAAGACGCTCTAGGATTTCAACCACATCGCTATCTGCAATGTGATGACCTAGTAGGCTGTCTAGCTTAGTACGACGAAGCGCAACTGTGTTTGCTTTTGGCAGGTCAGCTTCTGACTCTACTGCAACAACAGGGGCTACTTCTCCGCCACAGATGTCAACGAGAAGTTCGGTTGCACGCTCCATTGCGCTGGTTTGTAGTGCGAAATCGACACCACGCTCAAAACGCATTGAAGAATCCGTATGTAGACCGTAGCTACGCGCGCGGCCACGGATGTGGTCTGGTGCAAAGAAGGCACACTCAAGTAGTACATCTTTAGTCTCGGTGGTTACACCAGACTCTTCACCACCAAAGATACCTGCGATAGCAAGAGCTTTGTTGTGGTCTGCGACAACGAGAGTATCTGCGTTTAGCTCCGCTTCGCTGCCGTCTAGAAGCGTCAGCTTCTCGCCCTGCTCTGCCATACGAACTACGATGCCACCTTCAATCTTAGCAAGATCGAATGCGTGCATTGGCTGGCCTTGCTCTAGAAGAACAAAGTTAGTGATGTCGACAACTGGGTCGATAGAGCGGATACCACAACGACGCAGCTTCTCTTGCATCCATAGTGGTGTTTCAGCTTGAACGTTGACGTTCTTAACCACACGGCCAAGGTAACGTGGACATGCTGCAGGCGCTTTCACTTCGATAGAAACCGTGTCATCAATCGCAGGAGCAACTGGATTAACCGCAGGCTCAGTCACGTCAGCACGGTTTAGCACGCCCACTTCACGCGCCATACCACGGATGCTGAAACAGTCAGCGCGGTTAGCCGTTAGGTCAACGTCTACTGTTACGTCGTCCAGACCTATGAATTCGCGGAAATCCGTACCGATTACGGCGTCTTCTGCTAGTTCCATGATGCCATCAGATTCAACATCGATACCTAGTTCAGAGAATGAACACAGCATGCCGTGTGATGGTTGACCACGTAGTTTTGCTTTTTTGATTTTGAAATCGCCGGGTAGCACAGCACCAACAGTCGCTACCGCAACTTTGATACCTAGGCGGCAGTTAGGCGCGCCACAAACGATGTCTAGCAGTTCTTCTGCGCCAACATCAACTTTAGTTACGCGTAGTTTGTCTGCGTCTGGGTGTTGACCACACTCAACCACTTTACCGACTTTAACGCCAGTGAAAGAGCCAGCAACAGGTAG
The sequence above is drawn from the Vibrio sinaloensis genome and encodes:
- the pheT gene encoding phenylalanine--tRNA ligase subunit beta; amino-acid sequence: MKFSESWLREWVNPAVSTDELTHQITMAGLEVDDVLPVAGSFTGVKVGKVVECGQHPDADKLRVTKVDVGAEELLDIVCGAPNCRLGIKVAVATVGAVLPGDFKIKKAKLRGQPSHGMLCSFSELGIDVESDGIMELAEDAVIGTDFREFIGLDDVTVDVDLTANRADCFSIRGMAREVGVLNRADVTEPAVNPVAPAIDDTVSIEVKAPAACPRYLGRVVKNVNVQAETPLWMQEKLRRCGIRSIDPVVDITNFVLLEQGQPMHAFDLAKIEGGIVVRMAEQGEKLTLLDGSEAELNADTLVVADHNKALAIAGIFGGEESGVTTETKDVLLECAFFAPDHIRGRARSYGLHTDSSMRFERGVDFALQTSAMERATELLVDICGGEVAPVVAVESEADLPKANTVALRRTKLDSLLGHHIADSDVVEILERLGLTVEVTESGWIATAPTWRFDIAIEQDLIEEVGRIYGYDNIPNQNPAAALKMHDHVEANIPLKRVRNLLVDRGYQEAITYSFVEPEQQKLVVPDVEPLILPFPISADMSAMRLGLIQGLLNTVVHNQKRQQPRVRLFEYGLRFIPCESAENGMRQEPMLAGVIAGTRSEEHWDIETNTVDFFDLKGDLEAVLELTANEAAYSFAALTAEDKAANPALHPGQSAAIIVDGKQVGVIGTVHPELERKFGLNGRTIVFEVEWSAINTKVIPEAVQLSKFPSNRRDIAVVVDEAVASGDIVAACVEQGGEFLKDAKLFDVYVGKGVEEGKKSLAIALTLQSVERTLEDADIAGAVDAIVAHVSDKFGAALRD